Part of the Planctomycetia bacterium genome is shown below.
TCGTGCCACCCAAGGGTTAAATAAGCATTACGCGTGTCGTTGAGGATCACCGCCTCATTGCACGCGCCTTCCCCGATTTTCGTGCTTCGGAGTCTGGAAATGGCTGGTCGTAGCCTGCAATGCATTCCATGGGTCGGGGCTTCGATGTTGGCGGGCTACGGATGGCAATCCACCGCCACGGCCGCCGATTGGCCGCAATGGCAAGGCCCGGAACGGAACTCCATCTCCCAGGAGACGGGGCTGCTGCAGGAATGGCCCGAAGGCGGCCCGCCGCTGGCCTGGAGAATTGACAAGCTCGGGGGCGGGGACAGTGCGCCGTCGATCGCAGACGGGCGCATTTTCGGCATGAGCAATCGCGGCGACGAGGAGGTCGTCTGGGCTCTCTCAGAAGAGGACGGCAAGGAATTGTGGTCCAAG
Proteins encoded:
- a CDS encoding PQQ-binding-like beta-propeller repeat protein encodes the protein MAGRSLQCIPWVGASMLAGYGWQSTATAADWPQWQGPERNSISQETGLLQEWPEGGPPLAWRIDKLGGGDSAPSIADGRIFGMSNRGDEEVVWALSEEDGKELWSKSIGAAVEQRMPQSKGGPGGTPAVDGDRVSVLGMGGRLACLNAHDGEIV